The region TCCTACGTTTACTTTTAGTTTCACATCCCATTTCTGTAAAACGCTTTACAGAAGTCACAGTGAGGGAAGACAACAAACGTTTTGGTGTTTGGACTGTGGAGTGGAACCAGATTTGTGCTGACATTGAAAAaggttcttttctttttagttgtgttttttctaaatataaaacCATCATCATGTATAAGTATCTTTGCATTTATTGTAAACCTGAGTAGAAGTCAACCACTTTAGaaaatcctgttttgttttgtgatctgcataaacaacaaaatgtgactTTGGGTGACTGTATTCTCCAGCTCACTGtatacaaactttttttaaacgCACAATTTATTTGGACAGAATTATAAAGAAGCATTACAGTACTCTGATATGACAGACAGCTTTTTGAACATGcagtttaaattttgttgtgcaaGGATGAAATGttattgaaaataactttttatgtgtGTCATGGATGACTTAAACCTTCCCATGTGGAAACTAATTACAGTAATGCATCTATggagaaactttatttttgttgagtttCATTTGCTTCatagctgcagctgctgctccctcaTTCTTACCGATGATGCAAAAAGTTTAAGCTGATCTCAAATCTCAGCAGGTTTGTAAAGTGTTATTAATCTCAGTGATTTACTGATTATGAGCTAAAGGCTTTAGACACAGCCTTTGCTTTGTTGGTAAATTGTATGTAACATTGTACAAAGAGTCATTGTGCAAGCAAAAGATATTCACATCAGAGTTTGAAAGGAAGGTGCAGTTCTTGGAAACAGGCTTTGTAAATGAAAAAGGAAGAGGCAAAGAAAGTGAAACCCAAAGAGGAAAGTGAAACGGTTGCATCACGTTGTACAGTGGTGCTCATAGTGGCCCTTCCTCTATAAAACAGGACTGCCTGCTGCATCAGAGCATAAGCAGCTCAAACTGAAGACAGATACTGAGGCTGACCCTGAAGCTTCTAGACCCACAAGATGAAGTTCGCTGTGATTGGATTCGTGGCCTGCCTGTTTCTCCTCTGTGCTCAAGgtactttgattttttttagaacaacTGAGTAAGTGTGTGGTGGGAAAAACGATAGCTTGCATGTATGAATCGTTGCACTTTTCCTTGTTATTCTGACTGACAGAAGATCAGGATGTAATGAGACCAtgcttcttcctttcttccacAGCTCAGCCAGCCAACAGGTCCAATAAATGCAAGTGTTCCAGCAGCTTCCTGAACAGGGTCCGACTGCAGAGCATTCTCACAGAGCCTGTCGTTTACCACCCAAGCACCTTCTGCCCCCGCACTGAGATCATGTAAGTTCTATTTTACTTTCTGAGCGATGCAAAGCTCAGGTAACCACTCTGCACTGTTCATCCCTAATGTGGgtcctttgttgttttttccttcctctaGTGTTAGACTAGCAAACAAGGAAAAGTGTGTGGATCCAAAGTCACGAATTGGACAGCTTATCTTGAATCTGAAGAACAAGTAAGATCAAGTGAAATGCTCCGTCTCTGAGGAGTTTCTGTGAAATCAATCAATGGGAAGTGTTTCAGAAATCTGCTGTGTCATCCTAACAGTCTGGTCTTTGTTTCAGGTCCAGAAAAACTGGAGCTGTGCACACAACGACGGTTTCAGCTCACTCTTCCACTTCAGGCTCAACACAGCAGGCGACATTCAGACTGTAGGACTCAGTTCTGAAAGCTGAAGGTGCCGAGCACCAactctgcttttctgtttcacaaTAACATCACTCTAAATGCAGCAAGTATAGAAAATACCCAGTAATCATGATGGCCAGTTTCTTTACCTTGTGTATGCTGTATTATTCCTTGTTAAACAGTCTTTATATACTTTGTATATAAAGATACAACTGTatagtttttttatatactcTACAGCTTTTAGAAATTAGTTTTCTACtatgggaaataaaaacaacctcaTACTTTTTGTGTCAACTCTTTTTGCACTCATGTTGAATGTGTTTTCAGCTGGAGTGGAACTGAACTGCAAAGGCCTCCAACGCtacttgcagctttaattgaaATGTTATCTTTTTTAAGAAGTGACGGAGAGCAGAATGTCACACTGAGATCAAAGCAATGATCTATTTGCTGAGCCATTCGAGGTCCAGTGAACATGCAGTAACAGCAGATGGCACAAGACGTACATTGCACATACTGTTTATACACATTATCTACTGTTCGTATTGGTTTCTTGAGTTTTATGTTTGACGTGTAAAAGCAttcctgaatttattttgtaattattattattattattatgtttggatttcagtctttaaaatatcagaataaatataaataaatacattttcctgtctgtctggatccatcattttcaaatattaatcAGATAGCATGATCAGTTATACAATaattgagtaatttcttggagaGACACGTTTtacctttacttgagtaaacgtatgttgaagtagtgctacttttatttgagtagaACTTTTGAGTACTACACCAACCTCTGATCAGCAGCAACCAATCATGGATTTTCAAccaagacaataaaaataagaattaaaagACTGTAACATAAGGGCAAATATACagcataagaaaaaaatgtagttattAGACAGGTGTCCAACTGAGTAGGGTCATTTTCTAGGTCTTCATGctaaataatttccaaaaagtacaaaatgtacctgaataattataaaaacataaaaacaatgaaatgcaAGAGtatgaaaaaattataaataacatCAGGAATGCAAACACTTAATGAACTTGAGTGTAGTTGATCAAAAAGTCTAAAGCTGCTGGGAgaatgcatcagtctgtcaGTAGATGGCGCTGCATCAGTAAACTCCTTTAGATCCAGAATGAGAAACAAACTCCTTCCCAGGTTCATGGAAAacaacagtttctttttaaaggtaACTGCTGAGGTCCTGACATTGTCTTAGCACACCTGAATACCACAGCTGCAACCTGACAAAACTGCAGCATTTGTAAAATACTTCATGAATGTTAATgcttattaacaaaaaaaataaaaaatactttcccTCTTTCAATAGCAGTATGAAGTTCAGACTTAGCTTTGGCTAAATAAACGTcgacacatttattttttgccgtTTCTGCCATTTCCCCCCTAGTTTCTTGGAAACGCATCTGCTAGAGGAAAAACGAGAACAGAAAGTAAGATGAACTCAGTGAAAAGCAAAAAGGTTGTGACAAATTTTCTTATGGCTCTGACACTTTTACCACctgataataaaacaacaacctggtgttattttggattaaaataaaaagtagaacaAAGCAACTTCAGTCAACCATTTCAAATAGCCATGTGACACGAGCTTCTGAAATTCtttcaaaatttaaattacatgtTGAAGGAAgaagactgaaatgtttttttcacaagtCCCCTTAGTATTTTTATGGGTGCAGAATGTATTTTATCTTAGTCAGCTGACTGCTTTGCTCTGTTTGCGAGGAtgagctaaatgttttttatcaGATAAGAGGAAATATAACATACATCTTTCATATAGTTTTGGATAAATTACACTGTAGAATTGATATCCCTGTCTCTTTATAATACATGCCCATCTTTAGGCATGTATTGTAAAGTTGACTGACAATGAAATTCTCTAAAATCCCTGCCAAATGGACAAAGCCACTTGTAAGGgtaaaaaatggatttttaattAACTTATCTGAGTTTCTTTTAACTCTGAGGAAACTTTACACCATTCTACTCCCAGTCAAGCAGTGTCAGAGAGAATGAAGTTCTGGTGTCACAAAGTGAGAACAGCAGCCAGACGTAAAACTGACGAATATCTTGTTTGGAGTCTTTTATTTAGTCATTAGTGAATACAAAACTGCAAAACCAACCATGTCAGTAATCCACAATGTAAGAGAGCACAGTGAGATTCTGACATCAAATCCAGCTGGATGTGGTTCCGAACCATTTCTAAAAatcattcacatttttcataaagGAATCATCAAACAGGAGTAAATATTATAATACCAACAGAGTGAGAATCAGTACA is a window of Xiphophorus hellerii strain 12219 chromosome 12, Xiphophorus_hellerii-4.1, whole genome shotgun sequence DNA encoding:
- the LOC116729402 gene encoding C-X-C motif chemokine 11-like; protein product: MKFAVIGFVACLFLLCAQAQPANRSNKCKCSSSFLNRVRLQSILTEPVVYHPSTFCPRTEIIVRLANKEKCVDPKSRIGQLILNLKNKSRKTGAVHTTTVSAHSSTSGSTQQATFRL